The window CCTGTTTCTCGTCCTGGGTGCGCTGATCCAGGGCGGCCTGGGCGTACTTATGGTAATCGATGCCCATGGGAAAGGTGTCCACTTTGACCAGGCGATCCCCGACCATAATTTTGCCCAAATGGTGTTCCAAACCAAGGATGGCGGACACGCTGCTCAAAAAATGTTGGGAGTAGTCATAGGTATGAAAACCAATGAGATCCGAACCCAACAACCCCTGGAGCAGACGTGAACGCCAGATGCTGGGCAGCAGTCGAAAGATTTCATAAGATGGGAAGGGAATGTGCAAAAAGAAACCGCTGGTCACGTCCGGACGGCGGGCACGGATCATCTCCGGCAGAAGCATGATCTGGTAGTCATGCACCCAGACCACGTCATCAGGCTCCAGAACAGACTCCACGGTCTGACGAAAGATGTCGTTGACCTGAACGTAGCTGTCCCAGGAGGCTTCGTCGAAGGCCACGTATGACGGAAAATAATGGAACAGCGGCCAAAGTGTCGAATTACAGAAACCGAGATAAAAACTGTCCATTTGATCCGGGGTCACGTTGACCGGACAGATACGGAATTTACCCATAATCCGTGAGGAAAAGTCGAACCGGCTCGGGTCGTCCAGGTACATTCCAGGCCAGCCAATCCAGAGCGGATCACCACTGAAGGGCGAGTTCCTGTCCAGGGAGTCCAGATAGGAATTCAATCCGGTGGCCAAGCCGCCGACGGATTCTTTGGCGATGATTTTACCGTCTTGTTCCACCAGGCTGATGGGCAGACGATTGGAAACAATAACAAGACGCATGGCTACTCCTTAAGCGTCCCGTGGAGCTGGCCCAAATGCAACAGCTGGAGATTCTTCGTCCAAGGTTCCGGAGAATTCTGCAACGAAGTTGTCCGTTTTTTTCCTGAAGCAATTGGCTGTGACACGGTCCGGTGGATGGGTTCGAATCAAAGATTTTAATCAAAGCTCTTACGGCATAATCAGTTCTAACGCTTTTCCAGGTCGTAATCGACCGTTCGTATTGCAGGTTGACTCAGGAAAGCGGTGGATGTCAAATGTATGGATGCTTGTCACATTCAGCCAAGGAGAAGGATTATGAGCCAGACGATCATTTATGGAAAGCAGGGGTGACCCCACACCACCCGCGCCCGTGAGGCGCATCCCGGCCATGTCTACCATGACGTGAAAAACGATCCCGAGCACATGGAGCAAATGCTCAAGCATAGTCAGGGTCAACGAAAGGTGCCCGTCATCGTGACCGAGGGAAAGGCTACCGTGGGCTTTGGGGGGACATGAGGCGTATAGGCTTCGACGGTCGTCGAAGATCAACGGTCCGGCACCATCCGAGACATGGTCTTTATGGTGCCGGACGTTCTCGGCAGCTCTCTTTTCTCAAAACAGGGTGTGGATGCCCAAAATCGTTAGAACTTCAGGGTTCTGTATAATGTGAGGAGAATCCGATTATCTGAGCGAGAAAGCGGCTACCCCCATTTTCCTTTGCCACGGGACCGCATGGGGAAGGTTGCTCAGGTCTGGCTCAGGGCATCAATCAAAGCTTGCCGGATGGCATGGATCTCGGTGGTGTCCGTAATTTTTTGGCCAAGATGGTCCCGAACATCGAAGCTGTCGGCTATGCGGTCAGCCTGGGTGGCGATCTTGGCGCGAATGATCCGGACCTGAAGTCGTTCAAAGGTTTCAGCTATCCGGTAAAGACAACCGGGGCCGTCATCGGCAACGATCTCAATCTGGGTAGAAAAGTCATTGGATTCATTGTCGATGTGTACGGTCGGAGGCAGGGCGGATGGAGGAGCGCCACTTTTCGGCTGGGAACGCCATTTTTCCGCCAAGCGCTCTGTCAGAAACAGTTTGCCGGTCATGGTGAACTTGACCGATTGCTTGAGCCGGAAAGCCAGTTCCTCCAGGTGCAAGAGGTCTGGCGGGTCCTGGGTTTTGAATACCGATAGCACCACGTCTTCGGGCCAGGAGATCATTTCCGCGGCCAGAACATTCAGCCCATGCAACGTCAAAACGCCGCAAAGCACTGGAAAGATGCCGGGCTGGGCCATGACAGCAAAGGTCACTTCGTGACAACCCGCATCCGGCAGTGTGACCACCTCCACCTCAGCCAGACCCAGACCGCCGCGGCCTCCGGGGATGCGGACTTTCTCCTCCGCCGTGCTCCGTTTGAGTCGCTCGACAACTCGGATGTGGCGGATAATGGTTTCAGCAGGAGTGGTCAGCAGATAGCGCAGAGGGAATTGGTGCAGCAGACCATCCAATTCCGGCGGGACTTCAGACTCCGAAAAACCGCTTAGAACGGTGATCCGGAGCTTTTCAAGGTGCTCCATGGCCTGGGGGTGGGACAGCGGGCCATGGGTGAACAGCTTGCGAATCTTGAAATAGAGATCGCGGAGCAGGGCCGCGTTCCACGCATTCCAGGCTTTTGGACCCGTGGCCCGGGCATCGGCCATGCTGAGAAGCATCAGCTGGTCCAGGTGTGTGCGCTTGCCGATACGTTCAGCACAGCCGGCCACAACCTGCTCATCATGGAGATCCCTGCGAGTGGCGGTTTTGAACAGCAACAGATGTTCGCGGACCAAAAATTCCACCTCGCCAACCAGACCCTCCGGGGCCTGGAAACGCCGAAGGATCTGTGCGGCCATTTTCGCCCCGGCCTCAGCATGGTCAGGATCCCCCTTGGCGATATCATGCAGGAGCGTCCCCAGAATCAAGGCTGTTGGCTCTGGATAATGTTGCCAAATTTCGGCGGCGAACTGGGCTTCCCGACTTCTGACACGGAACCGGTGCTGCTCCGGGTCATGGCCTGCATCCCGATTGCGCCATGTGCTCAAAAAGCCGATGGCTTCCACGGTATGCGCCCCAACCGGACGCAGGTGATAGGCGTCGAACTGAATGTGGTCCTGGACGCGACCCAGTTCTGGAATCAAGGCGACCAGGACCCCCGTGGCAAGCATGTCCCGGCCGGCCTGTCGACCTCCGGGCGCGGCCAGAATCATGGCCAATTCCTGCAATGTCGCAAAACGTTCCCCCACATCCCGGAGGAGGTGAGGGCAGGCAGCGGCAAGCTGACTGCGTACCGTCCAGGACAACGGCAGTCCGGTGCGGCCCATGGCCTTGAAAAGAGCCATGATCTGTTTTCCAGGAAGCGGAGAAGAAGTATGGGGGGCGGGCGTCTGGGCCAGGGCCAGCCCATCGGCAGCCAGAATGATGTCCTGTTTCGTTTCCTGATCAAGGAAACGAATCGAGTGTGCCTGATTCAGGCCGCGAAGCGTGCGCAGGACCGTTAGATACATGGCCCGGATGCGCTCCATGGCCCTGTGCAGTCGTCCAAGAAATACTTCCACGGCCAAGCCGGAGTCAGGGTTCACAAACCCCAGAAGTCGGGCCACCTCCCGCTGCATTTCCAGATGCAGAACATCGGCCTTGCGTCCAACCGTCAAGTGCAGGGCAGAGCGGGTTCGGAGCAAAAAGCTTACGTCCTGGTGCAGTTCGGCAACATCCATGTCCGTGAATGGGCCGGCGGGGGAGGTGGTAATCCGACGGCCTTGATCCGTCAAACGCGGGACCGCCAACCAGAGCAGGCGGTGGTAGTCTCGAAGACCACCCGGAGTGGATTTCAGATTGGGTTCGAGCAGATTCTCCGCGGTCAGGTCAAAATCGAACTCGGCAACTCGTGGGTCATTTTCCGTAACACCGTTTTCCGTACGTACGGGTATCCGTTCCGTACGTTCTGGAGGATCGAAAATATCCGCCAGTACGGAAAAGTCGTGGTGAGCGGCCTGCTGGATGAATGCCTCGGCAAAGCGACGCATCACGGCAGTATCACCGGTCAAATAGCGCGCTGAAAGCAGGGCGGTGAATGTCTTTTGATCTTCATCTGCCAGACGGAGACATTCATCCATTCTGCGAACGCTGTGCCCCAGTTCCAATCCCAGATCCCAGAGTGGAAGAAACAGGTCCTGGCAGAAATCTACCGTGGTCGCGGGCACGTTGTCCTGGAAGAGCACCAGGACGTCCAGGTCCGAACCAGGACAAAGGGTTTCTTGGCCATAGCCGCCAACGGCGACAACGACAAATGCCGCACTTGAAAGAGGTGGCGTATCGGTGCAGGAGCAGGACAGGATCTCCGCAACCCGGGTCTGGAAATAGCGATCCGTGAGCCGGGTCAGCTGCAGGGAAAAGTCCGCCGGTATGCTGCCCGCGGCCAAAGCTGTTCGCAACAGTTCGTTTCGCTCCGCGCGCAGTCTGGAAGCGGCGGTGTCGTTGAGGACCGAAGGCGGTGCGGGCAATTTGGTCATGAACTCGCTGCTGTCTGCTTTGGCCGGCCTCCTCAAAACGAAACCAGGGGCAACCGCAGGGATAACTGAGTGTTGAAAAAGTCCTTATCCGGAAGTCCGTTCAAAAGCACCAAGTGCAAGGAGCAAAAAAAAGCTATCCGGACACGTCCTGTGCCCGGCCCTTGCTGGCTTTGACTTTGCCACATTTTCGATTGCCGTCCTGGCAATCGAATCAAGGTCGAAGCGTAATTATTTATACGTGAGAGTTTGAACTTTTAGCAGCGACGCAGCATTTGGGGATTTTTCAACGGACTGATAAGCCTGGAAAATAACGATTAGATAGCCTCCACACCGCGCTCTCCCGTACGAATGCGAATCACGTCTTCCACCGGTAAAACGAAAATTTTTCCATCACCGACCTTTCCGGTCATGGCTGTTTTCTGGACAGCTTCCACCACCTGGTTGACCATGGCGTCATCAACAACCACCTCTATCTTGATTTTTGACGTG is drawn from Desulfonatronum thioautotrophicum and contains these coding sequences:
- the uxx1 gene encoding UXX-star selenoprotein family 1 → MSQTIIYGKQGUPHTTRAREAHPGHVYHDVKNDPEHMEQMLKHSQGQRKVPVIVTEGKATVGFGGT
- a CDS encoding HD domain-containing protein, with protein sequence MTKLPAPPSVLNDTAASRLRAERNELLRTALAAGSIPADFSLQLTRLTDRYFQTRVAEILSCSCTDTPPLSSAAFVVVAVGGYGQETLCPGSDLDVLVLFQDNVPATTVDFCQDLFLPLWDLGLELGHSVRRMDECLRLADEDQKTFTALLSARYLTGDTAVMRRFAEAFIQQAAHHDFSVLADIFDPPERTERIPVRTENGVTENDPRVAEFDFDLTAENLLEPNLKSTPGGLRDYHRLLWLAVPRLTDQGRRITTSPAGPFTDMDVAELHQDVSFLLRTRSALHLTVGRKADVLHLEMQREVARLLGFVNPDSGLAVEVFLGRLHRAMERIRAMYLTVLRTLRGLNQAHSIRFLDQETKQDIILAADGLALAQTPAPHTSSPLPGKQIMALFKAMGRTGLPLSWTVRSQLAAACPHLLRDVGERFATLQELAMILAAPGGRQAGRDMLATGVLVALIPELGRVQDHIQFDAYHLRPVGAHTVEAIGFLSTWRNRDAGHDPEQHRFRVRSREAQFAAEIWQHYPEPTALILGTLLHDIAKGDPDHAEAGAKMAAQILRRFQAPEGLVGEVEFLVREHLLLFKTATRRDLHDEQVVAGCAERIGKRTHLDQLMLLSMADARATGPKAWNAWNAALLRDLYFKIRKLFTHGPLSHPQAMEHLEKLRITVLSGFSESEVPPELDGLLHQFPLRYLLTTPAETIIRHIRVVERLKRSTAEEKVRIPGGRGGLGLAEVEVVTLPDAGCHEVTFAVMAQPGIFPVLCGVLTLHGLNVLAAEMISWPEDVVLSVFKTQDPPDLLHLEELAFRLKQSVKFTMTGKLFLTERLAEKWRSQPKSGAPPSALPPTVHIDNESNDFSTQIEIVADDGPGCLYRIAETFERLQVRIIRAKIATQADRIADSFDVRDHLGQKITDTTEIHAIRQALIDALSQT
- a CDS encoding P-II family nitrogen regulator — encoded protein: MKKLEIITRPFKLDVVKTTLAGLGVKGMTITEVRGFGRQRGHTEVYRGAEYQVEFTSKIKIEVVVDDAMVNQVVEAVQKTAMTGKVGDGKIFVLPVEDVIRIRTGERGVEAI